Genomic DNA from Desulfovibrio psychrotolerans:
AACGCCCATGCGGATGTTGCCGTTGCGGAGGGGGATGCCCTGCTGCGCGGCAAGCTGACCGCCACAGATGTGGACGGCGACAAGCTCACCTTTACGCTGGACGCGGACAGCGACGTGCCCGCGGGCTTTGTGCTGAAGCCTAACGGCAGCTACAGCTTTAACCCCAAGCATGGGGAGTACAACTCCCTTGCCGAGGGGCAAGAGGCGACCTTTACCATCAAGTACACCGTGACGGACGTGCACGGG
This window encodes:
- a CDS encoding Ig-like domain-containing protein; translation: NAHADVAVAEGDALLRGKLTATDVDGDKLTFTLDADSDVPAGFVLKPNGSYSFNPKHGEYNSLAEGQEATFTIKYTVTDVHG